A DNA window from Thermodesulfatator atlanticus DSM 21156 contains the following coding sequences:
- a CDS encoding MinD/ParA family protein: MMISITSGKGGVGKTSLAINLSLALSPEYRVLLVDADLGLANVDVMLSLAPDVTVRHVLLEGRPIKEAVVQGEYGFHILPAASGVVELAQPDSEMRGILELGLNQLALNYDLLLFDTGAGISPAVLWFNCLAKYTIVVFTPEPTSITDAYALMKVLHRDYGQKNFWLLANQADAKEGAQYFSHLNRVIDRYLGINPVYLGAIPKDPALARSIRMQKPLLAHDRNTKAARAILAVAERIKKLLEEDKKINTH; this comes from the coding sequence ATGATGATTAGCATTACCAGCGGAAAAGGAGGGGTGGGGAAAACTTCCCTGGCTATAAACCTTTCTCTCGCACTTTCACCAGAATACCGGGTCCTTTTGGTTGACGCGGACCTTGGCCTTGCCAACGTGGACGTAATGTTATCCCTTGCCCCGGACGTAACGGTAAGGCATGTGCTTCTTGAAGGCCGCCCCATCAAAGAAGCCGTTGTCCAAGGAGAATACGGATTTCACATCCTGCCTGCAGCCTCAGGAGTGGTAGAGCTTGCCCAGCCAGACTCTGAAATGCGGGGCATCCTCGAGCTAGGGCTTAACCAGCTCGCCCTTAATTACGATCTCTTGCTATTTGACACCGGAGCAGGAATAAGCCCCGCGGTGCTTTGGTTTAATTGCCTGGCCAAATATACCATAGTGGTCTTTACCCCAGAGCCGACCTCCATAACAGATGCCTACGCCCTTATGAAGGTGCTTCACCGGGATTACGGGCAGAAAAACTTCTGGCTACTTGCCAATCAAGCAGATGCCAAAGAAGGCGCACAATATTTTTCCCATTTAAACCGGGTTATTGACCGCTACCTCGGGATTAATCCCGTTTACCTGGGGGCCATTCCCAAAGATCCTGCCTTGGCCAGAAGTATCCGCATGCAAAAACCCTTACTTGCCCATGACCGCAATACCAAAGCCGCGAGAGCAATTCTTGCAGTAGCAGAGCGCATTAAAAAACTTCTTGAAGAAGACAAAAAAATTAATACCCATTAA
- a CDS encoding GGDEF domain-containing protein, whose translation MDIRKRIQDIKGLLAKKANGLDPEIKEKIQELCNLCEELHNQASFDFLTGLYNRRFFEKELEINVERAIRERSVFSLILMDLDHFKRVNDKYGHLTGDEVLKGVAALIKRNIRKIDIPARYGGEEFAIILPGTSSEGALSAANRLKQELASLRFGPEKNPFSITASMGVATYRPRSNISAHEFLQEVDRLLYRAKESGRNKIVTDDEKVLWQNELEGLSFEEREALKGVWSYDD comes from the coding sequence ATGGATATCAGGAAAAGAATTCAAGATATAAAAGGCCTTTTAGCAAAAAAAGCAAACGGCTTGGACCCTGAAATCAAGGAAAAAATCCAGGAACTCTGTAACCTTTGTGAGGAACTCCATAATCAGGCCTCTTTTGATTTCCTGACAGGTCTTTACAATCGTCGGTTCTTTGAAAAAGAGCTTGAGATAAATGTCGAAAGGGCTATCCGCGAAAGAAGCGTTTTTTCTCTCATTCTGATGGACCTTGATCACTTCAAAAGGGTAAACGACAAGTACGGCCACCTAACAGGCGACGAAGTGTTAAAAGGCGTTGCCGCCCTTATCAAAAGAAACATCCGCAAAATCGACATCCCTGCCCGATACGGAGGGGAAGAATTTGCCATAATTTTGCCTGGCACAAGCTCAGAAGGAGCGCTTTCTGCGGCCAATCGTTTAAAACAGGAACTTGCTTCCCTGCGCTTTGGCCCTGAAAAAAATCCCTTTTCCATTACCGCAAGCATGGGGGTTGCCACCTACCGGCCGCGTAGCAATATTTCAGCACACGAATTTTTGCAAGAAGTTGACCGCTTGCTTTACCGGGCCAAAGAAAGCGGACGAAATAAAATTGTCACCGACGACGAAAAAGTCTTGTGGCAAAACGAACTTGAAGGCCTTTCCTTTGAAGAACGCGAAGCCCTTAAAGGAGTGTGGTCATATGATGATTAG